A single region of the Aquipuribacter hungaricus genome encodes:
- the def gene encoding peptide deformylase translates to MAVRPIRLFGDPVLRRRADEVVDFDRELRQLVTDLTDTMLDAGGSGIAAPQVGVGLRVFTWVVEGEFGHIVNPTVELVGDEESFEREGCLSIPGLPFDCRRHLRVVTTGFTVDGEPLRVEGAGKLSVVVQHETDHLDGILFVDRLDEATRALAEAAIREAEWSRGMVPEIRASPHAPLRPTG, encoded by the coding sequence ATGGCCGTCCGCCCGATCCGCCTCTTCGGCGACCCCGTGCTCCGCCGTCGCGCCGACGAGGTGGTCGACTTCGACCGCGAGCTCCGCCAGCTGGTCACCGACCTGACCGACACCATGCTCGACGCCGGCGGTTCCGGCATCGCCGCGCCCCAGGTGGGGGTGGGGCTGCGGGTCTTCACGTGGGTGGTCGAGGGCGAGTTCGGCCACATCGTCAACCCGACGGTGGAGCTGGTCGGCGACGAGGAGTCCTTCGAGCGCGAGGGCTGCCTGTCGATCCCCGGTCTGCCGTTCGACTGCCGCCGCCACCTGCGCGTGGTGACCACCGGCTTCACCGTCGACGGGGAGCCGCTGCGAGTGGAGGGCGCCGGCAAGCTGTCGGTGGTGGTGCAGCACGAGACCGACCATCTGGACGGCATCCTCTTCGTCGACCGCCTCGACGAGGCCACCCGGGCGCTGGCCGAGGCCGCGATCCGCGAGGCGGAGTGGAGCAGAGGGATGGTGCCGGAGATCCGGGCGAGCCCGCACGCGCCGCTGCGTCCGACGGGATGA